In Drosophila yakuba strain Tai18E2 chromosome X, Prin_Dyak_Tai18E2_2.1, whole genome shotgun sequence, a single genomic region encodes these proteins:
- the LOC6525762 gene encoding uncharacterized protein LOC6525762 has translation MPNSSVISRVNAGLARCLSHHRRLCRGIAELDRLIHNDGFLKDPRTQWLLHQRRQTEEEQANADARFSPLGRMGCEVGRLLGASKIKLPPPSGKNNLVVTRTFCQILQVENTTPRKQTGPMPAPTPLPSPERRHSFMFSGRMPSPETKESCSKGCSQSG, from the exons ATGCCAAATTCGTCAGTGATCAGCAGGGTGAACGCGGGTTTGGCCCGCTGTTTGAGCCACCATCGGCGTTTGTGTCGCGGCATTGCCGAGCTGGACCGTCTCATCCACAACGATGGCTTTCTGAAGGATCCCCGCACTCAGTGGCTGCTCCACCAACGACGTCAAacggaggaggagcaggccAATGCCGATGCCAGGTTCAGTCCTTTGGGCAGAATGGGCTGTGAAGTGGGTCGTTTGCTTGGTGCGTCCAAGATAAAGCTGCCCCCGCCATCCGGCAAG AATAATCTCGTCGTGACCCGCACCTTCTGCCAAATCCTTCAAGTCGAGAACACCACACCCAGAAAGCAGACAGGACCCATGCCAGCTCCAACTCCACTGCCATCGCCAGAAAGAAGACACAGTTTCATGTTCAGTGGCAGAATGCCTAGTCCTGAGACGAAAGAATCCTGCTCCAAAGGCTGCAGCCAAAGTGGTTAG